From a region of the Pontixanthobacter gangjinensis genome:
- the thyA gene encoding thymidylate synthase: MNNPGFPNRQADDRHPEWQYLDLMRHIWQHGSERVDRTGVGTKSVFGAILRFDLADGKMPLLTTKRVYWKTATREMLWFLTGDTNIRELCRQNVQIWTDWPLETYRRETGSEITREEFSAKIVKDEVFAARWGELGPVYGKQWVDWPTYQYQPDGTYRKGPGINQVAEVIESLRNNQGSRRHIIEGWNVAQLDQMALPPCHKTYQFHVSDGRLNCALYQRSCDVALGLPFNLWSAALLQRMIAQQTDLEPGEFVWMGGDTHLYLNHGDLVEEQLSRGPEGKPRLEIGRRPDTIFDYSIEDFTVADYLPQGALKAPIAV, translated from the coding sequence ATGAACAATCCTGGCTTCCCGAATCGCCAAGCTGATGATCGCCATCCTGAGTGGCAATATCTTGATCTGATGCGCCATATTTGGCAGCATGGCAGCGAACGTGTCGATCGGACCGGAGTGGGCACGAAGTCCGTCTTCGGCGCGATCTTGCGGTTCGATCTGGCAGACGGGAAAATGCCGCTGCTAACAACTAAGCGCGTTTATTGGAAAACCGCCACGCGCGAGATGTTGTGGTTTCTTACCGGCGACACAAACATTCGGGAATTGTGCCGGCAGAATGTCCAGATTTGGACGGATTGGCCGCTCGAGACCTATCGACGCGAAACCGGTAGCGAGATAACCCGCGAAGAGTTTTCGGCTAAGATAGTCAAGGATGAGGTTTTCGCGGCAAGATGGGGCGAGCTTGGCCCCGTTTACGGCAAGCAATGGGTCGACTGGCCTACCTATCAATACCAGCCGGATGGCACCTATCGCAAAGGCCCAGGCATCAACCAAGTCGCCGAAGTTATCGAATCGCTGCGGAATAATCAGGGTAGCCGCCGTCATATTATAGAGGGCTGGAATGTCGCCCAGCTTGACCAGATGGCGCTGCCGCCGTGTCACAAAACCTATCAGTTTCACGTTTCCGATGGGCGCCTCAATTGCGCGCTCTATCAACGCAGCTGCGATGTCGCCTTGGGGTTGCCTTTCAACCTGTGGTCGGCCGCATTATTGCAACGGATGATTGCCCAGCAAACCGATCTGGAGCCAGGCGAATTCGTGTGGATGGGCGGCGATACCCATCTCTACCTCAATCATGGAGATTTGGTCGAAGAACAGCTTTCGCGGGGACCGGAAGGCAAGCCGAGGCTTGAAATTGGCAGAAGGCCGGACACAATTTTTGACTATTCTATCGAGGATTTTACGGTCGCGGACTATCTGCCGCAAGGTGCGTTGAAGGCACCGATTGCAGTCTAA
- a CDS encoding YqaE/Pmp3 family membrane protein, with product MQIIVLILSILLPPVGVAIKHGLSNDFWINLILTILGVIPGIIHALYVNFLR from the coding sequence ATGCAAATTATCGTTCTTATCCTCAGCATTCTTCTGCCACCTGTGGGTGTCGCGATCAAACACGGTCTCAGTAACGATTTCTGGATCAATCTGATCTTGACGATTTTGGGAGTGATACCCGGCATCATCCATGCGCTTTACGTGAATTTCCTTCGATAA
- a CDS encoding DUF3429 domain-containing protein, which yields MNNDIPPQSFRWVRLLGYSGLLPQVLALYLFLAGGEWGWIALAGGFAYAALIFSFLGGVWWGQSLANPDAPKWAYAAAVLPSLIGLGLFLPWTLGWAWPEPSLLWLGLFLMVSPLVDRKLGLGGSGWIQLRWHLSTGLGLLTFALGIVSLAVRP from the coding sequence ATGAACAATGATATTCCGCCGCAGTCGTTCCGCTGGGTCCGGTTGCTCGGCTATTCCGGGCTGCTACCACAGGTGCTCGCGCTTTACCTATTTTTGGCTGGTGGCGAGTGGGGTTGGATCGCTCTGGCTGGCGGGTTTGCCTATGCCGCGCTGATTTTCAGCTTTCTCGGGGGAGTTTGGTGGGGTCAATCTTTGGCTAATCCGGATGCACCGAAATGGGCGTATGCCGCCGCGGTTTTGCCTAGCCTAATAGGTTTAGGGTTGTTTTTGCCATGGACGCTAGGCTGGGCTTGGCCTGAACCGTCATTGCTGTGGCTGGGACTGTTTCTGATGGTGTCACCATTGGTGGATCGCAAGCTGGGTCTTGGTGGTTCTGGTTGGATCCAGCTGCGGTGGCATCTCTCTACCGGTTTGGGATTGCTGACATTTGCTCTTGGCATCGTCAGTCTTGCGGTAAGACCATGA
- a CDS encoding ABC1 kinase family protein: MSDAKKPSRQRAVPSSRLSRLSGFGRLAGGIAGGMMAEGARRLATGQLPKLEDMILTPGNAMRLADRLSHLRGAAMKLGQMISMDAGDILPPELSNILASLRDRANFMPPRQLQQILRAEWGDDWRSKFADFHMQPIAAASIGQVHKAVTHDGRTLAIKVQYPGIRESIDADVDNVATLLRMSNMIPPQLELFPLLEAAKAQLHEEADYQREGEQMQLYRRLLEGEDGFVVPILDEEFTGDRVIAMSFESGVPIESLETVDQDTRNQVTERVIRLVMRELFEFGVMQTDPNFANFQYQPDTGKIVLLDFGATRLVSAKIQSSYRNLLVAALDGDADDVLVASAAAGFVNPAALTRHRASVENMTQIILNEFAREEPFDFGDRAFVAVLRDEGMRIAADREAWHLPPAETLFVQRKVSGTAMLGARLKAKVAVREILAEALEWNAPA; encoded by the coding sequence ATGTCAGATGCAAAGAAACCATCCCGCCAGCGTGCGGTTCCCAGTTCGCGCTTGTCGCGTCTCTCCGGTTTCGGGCGCTTGGCCGGCGGGATCGCTGGCGGCATGATGGCAGAAGGGGCCAGGCGGCTGGCAACTGGACAATTGCCGAAACTGGAGGACATGATTCTTACGCCGGGTAATGCGATGCGCCTTGCAGATCGCCTATCGCACCTGCGCGGCGCGGCGATGAAGCTGGGCCAAATGATTTCGATGGATGCGGGCGATATTTTGCCGCCTGAATTGTCGAATATCCTCGCAAGCCTCCGCGATCGGGCGAATTTTATGCCGCCGCGTCAATTGCAGCAAATATTGCGCGCTGAGTGGGGTGATGACTGGCGCTCCAAATTCGCCGATTTTCATATGCAACCAATCGCGGCAGCCTCTATCGGTCAAGTCCATAAGGCGGTTACGCACGACGGACGCACCCTAGCAATTAAGGTTCAATATCCCGGCATTCGCGAAAGCATTGATGCCGATGTCGACAATGTTGCGACCCTGCTGCGAATGTCCAATATGATACCTCCGCAGTTGGAACTGTTCCCGCTCCTCGAAGCCGCCAAGGCGCAGTTACATGAGGAAGCCGATTACCAGCGCGAGGGCGAACAAATGCAGCTCTATCGCCGGTTGCTGGAAGGTGAAGATGGTTTTGTTGTGCCAATATTGGACGAAGAATTTACAGGTGACCGTGTCATCGCGATGAGTTTTGAATCCGGTGTACCGATTGAAAGTCTTGAGACAGTAGATCAGGACACACGGAACCAAGTGACCGAACGTGTTATTCGTCTGGTCATGCGCGAATTGTTCGAATTCGGAGTGATGCAAACCGACCCGAATTTCGCCAATTTCCAATACCAGCCCGATACCGGCAAGATTGTGCTGCTCGATTTCGGCGCGACACGCCTTGTTTCAGCGAAAATCCAATCTTCCTATCGGAACCTGCTTGTCGCGGCGTTGGATGGTGACGCCGATGATGTTCTGGTTGCTTCTGCCGCCGCGGGGTTCGTGAATCCTGCCGCATTAACACGCCACCGCGCCAGCGTTGAAAACATGACCCAAATCATTCTCAATGAATTCGCACGAGAGGAACCTTTTGACTTTGGCGACCGGGCCTTCGTGGCGGTGCTCAGGGACGAAGGAATGCGCATCGCCGCAGACCGCGAGGCATGGCACTTGCCGCCTGCCGAAACGCTGTTCGTCCAACGCAAGGTCAGCGGAACCGCCATGCTCGGCGCACGGCTCAAAGCTAAAGTCGCTGTGCGGGAAATCTTGGCCGAAGCGCTCGAATGGAACGCTCCGGCATAA